attctgacaaaaaaaacaaaaactcatccAGGTGTTCAAGGAGTACCCGGTGTCCCTGGAAAACCAGGCAATCCAggacaaaaaggagaaagagggAGCTTGATACTTAATGGAAAGCCAGGACCCCCAGGGCAGAAAGGTAAATCACAAGGGATTTACAATTTGCTCATATTTATGCTCAAAGATTGTATTTTGTTATTGTATAatccttgtttttttattgttttgtttttctttttttctctgtgattGTTCAGGTGATAAGGGGCTGCCTGGCTCTCCAGGTGCTCCAGGCTGGGGTTTACCTGGGCAGTCCGGTCCTCCAGGCCCTCCTGGTGCCCCAGGAGAAAAGGTCAGAAGTCTTCAGTGAAAACATACAGGATGGTGTTTGTTGCGTAGAAGTAGACAGTCACACTCTAAACAATTCATTAGGTAAACAATTCATTAGGCTTTTAAGGATAAGAAACAGAGGACATATATTTCTTAGATTGTgactgaaacaggaagtcctAAAGCTCTAAAAGATTTAGCAAGTAAGAAGCTGAAATTATATGTAATGTGTTGATTTTCTTTAGTGTAGCTATTTGATTCTACAGCGTTAACTAAATAATTAGTCATGCAATTAATTACCCCATTTAGGGTGACAGTGGCCATGGACACCCTGGTCGTCCAGGTCCTCCGGGACCACCTGGTGAAAATGGAGCTGCAGGGCCTCCTGGCGATCCTGGAATCCCTGGTCTTCCAGGACGTCCTGGAATAACTGGCAAATATGGGCCTCCAGGAGAGAAAGGTAATTGTAGCTAAGAATTTGAAGTTCCAAAGTACAATGATGATAAGAACTTCTTGATGCAGACGAATAgtgtgtcttgtttttttttgtttttggtttttttttagatagcattttcctgtttttcacattatttcatTCTCCCTACAGGAAGAAAAGGTTCTGTTGGCCCACCAGGGCTTCCTGGAACCAAAGCTTCATGTATGGGTTTACCTGGACCAATAGGACTTCCAGGAGCGAAAGGACATACAGGACATAGAGGTAAATCTATATGAACCTAGAATCCTTTAGTGGAACATTTAGACGAAGGTAATGTATAAGATGTGACAAATACATGAGATGTCTGGTTTGTAGTTGTCTACCGTTTAACTTTAGATTTCTATTAATAGTtatcataattttattcttccattCATTCCCCAAGGGGCTAATGGCTTGCCTGGAGAGAAAGGTGATGCGGGTTTACCTGGATTTGGTTCTCCTGGCCTTCAAGGCAGTCCTGGACCCTCTGGATTGTCAGTTCCGGGTCCACCTGGGACTCCGGGGCGGAAGGGATCTCGGGGTCAAGATGGCTGGCCTGGTCAACAAGGTATTTATGATGGTTTACTTTGTCTTAGTCTTTCTATCTATCCATTTCTCTCTTTGAATATGCAGGTCCAGTCTCTGGTAAGCCTATTCAAACTGcttgatttatgttttctaaagtttgtattttgtgtGATATAGCAACACAAACCTGTGCTTAATACTCTTACCAGGACAAATatacagttttaattatttacagaaaacaaaaccctgaaaacataactttttaGGGCTCATCTATGTTTTCCATAAGCACCCCagcaaataaaatctacaaaattaGTAGTTGAGCTTTTAATCTCTTGGATTACTTTTCTACTAGTGGGTTGAATGGGTTCCCAGATACACTAAATGTCTGTTGGCTGCTGCTTTTAAGCTCTGAAGGACAACTTGCTATCTGGGTTGGGATTCACAGTCTGATTCTGTACTTtgacatctttttttccccatagaAGTAATCCAGACTTAACCCTAGATGTGTTTTGTGCACCATGAAAttgaaaaacaaccaatgatGCCATTAGTTGCAAACCGGGTACATGTCATGTCTTATTTGTCCTCAGGCTATAGAATATAAAACgtattctaaaaatatttgcttgcATAATAGTTGATTCCatatgttgttttatatttggatGCTTGATCCATTAAAGTGCTGtagaaaacacacaatgcaTATAAAGCAGAGCTATTTCACCCATTTTCACTGacatcaaaatgtatttttaggaCAAATAGGAGACCGTGGGCCTGATGGTATATCTGGACATGGTCCAGATGGAAACCCAGGGAATAAAGGACAACCTGGACCAAGAGGTAACATTCATCAATCAGTCATATGTTTAGGTTTCAATGTTTGATGTACACTTTCAAAATGTTGGTAGCAATTTGTTTATGGTTCACAAGTTAGATTCAGTCAAATTCCTTGTGACCATTTTACAGGGGACCCGGGCCCAGACGGAGCAAGAGGCCGACAAGGATCCCAAGGCATGGAGGGAGATCCAGGTGATAGAGGCCCTCCAGGACTTCCTTGTCCGACACGCATCTACACTGGGCCACCAGGAGATCCTGGAGAACCAGGTTCCTTTATTATAACTACTTATAAGACTTTCTCTTTGAACTATAATTTCACATCCAACTACACTTTCAAGATGATATTGAATAAAACATGGTTGATGTGGTGAgcatatttttgtgaaaatctgttttttttttttcaactatgTGAATGTTAAGACTAttcttgttctgtttctgttaggAAATCCTGGTTTACCTGGTCTCACCGGTGAGCCTGGAAGACCTGGACCAAagggacagagaggaagagctgGACCACAAGGGGACGTGGGGCAGAGAGGTTCACTATTAATTGCCATTGTTTCATCCAAAATATTCTAACACACTGTTTGGAGACTAGATCTgtcctgtgtttgtttgtgagtaCAGGTCCTCCTGGAGACCCTGGTGTTGATGGTCAAGGGGCATCTGAAGTTAGGCGAGGACCAGATGGACTCCCAGGAGATCCTGGACATAGGGGTCATCCTGGTAAGAATTACTCCATGAAAGGAATCATGCCtaatgtgacaaattaaaaccacCATCTTCTAAAAACGTAAtgctataaatatatatgtctTGGCCatagtcttcatgaatatttcacTGTTAAACCGAAAAATGGCAAGAATGTTCTTGTTTCCTAATGAGGAAACATTATTCTCCTTTCACGGAATAATGGATccataaataatttattctttgcTGTTTACTATAGCAGAGTAAGAGTAAGATCGCCTACATATTCTGCTATTTCTACATATAAGAGTAATTTTATTGCTCTGCTCACATTTTACATATCAACGTAAAAACAATCTTCCTAAGCCAATACAAagaattttcacaattttatccTATCACTAGTCAAATACAGTTAGTGGCACAAAAAAGTCCAATAATTAAACCAAAGCGAGTTGAAGCAGAAATGTGCTGGTTCCTTAAtgtgaattaaaatataaatgacaaATCTTCAGTAAATAACACCCATGTTGCGACCATAAACATTCCCCTGAATTATTTCTTGGGCAATACAGAAATATCTAAACTTCTCCCCTAAGAGTAGTTGGTTTGGcatgtaattatttaatataatgtGATATTCCttcaatgttttatattttgttttagtaagAGGAGTAACACTGTTGAGCCTAACAAGTTTGTTagataaactgtaaaatgtagaaattgctgttatgtgttgggttttttgctgctgttataTCAGAATAGCTGATTGTTTGCATTTCCACAGGGCTCAAAGGAGTGAAGGGAGATCCTGGAATTCCTGGAAGGCCAGGACCAGATGGTGTTCCAGGTCCAACAGGCAGCAAGGGAGCTGCTGGAGAACCAAGCTATGTGTACGGACCACCTGGACCACCTGGACAAAAGGCACTAAACAAGGATTTTTGATGATGATGCTTTTAGTTCtgcttagtaaaaaaaatatgcagctgGATATAAACTTAAACAGAATTTGtgggcttttgtttttttgttttttggggggtttttttcctctccctaCATGCCAGGGTGAACCAGGGTCCAGGAGTGATGTCCTCCTCAAGGGACAGAAAGGAGAACCTGGGATTGAAGGACAAGTAGGTGTTCCAGGACGCCCTGGAGCAAAGGGGAGCACAGGACCTGATGGAAAAAATGGttatttaaactgatttttaataCGGAAGGGTGGTTATTATGTGTTCTCCAGCCACATAATggcattttacagcacaattaaGCAACTATGTCACCTTTAGTTGTTACAAAAATTCAGTATACATCAACCATAGCTTAACAAGAAGTAGACTTTGGAAATTAATGCATTGAAATTGGCCTGTGTCTGTTTAGAAAGCTTGTGCTCTTTCTAACACTCCACCTACAGAACATTATGCTGCTCCATTACGCCGTTTATAGCTGTTCTTAGGAGCTTTGCTTtaagaagtagtttgtatgataaCCTCAGCAGATGTGTAGTTCTACCTCGtgttttctaattgctgctgctactCTGGTGGAGATGTGTGGAGAAGGCGCGGGGGAGGGGTTCCCTGAGAGGTGGAGGCTCGGCAGCTTCGAGGAAGAGCTTTGTGTATAGCGGTGCTTTGTGGGAGCAAACACTTTGGCACCCCTGAATGGATGCCACAGAaattcaaggattcctcaaacatacatgaaaggGTAATAAAAGAGGCAccccaggtgtgtttttgatgggggaataacattaaaacaaatatgaagctaaaataaagttgattttacaccTTCCATCCCATCTGTAAGTAATTTGTGATCAATTTCacttcttattatttttgaaatgggGGATATTATGgaaactcaaagtttttgaattttatattattttaataaaacacatacCAGAGCATCAAGCATCAGAAAGGGTTGGAAGTTCTGAAAGAGACGGAGgccataaatgaaaaaaatattttcatattaatttaataGTAGCActgattaaaatacataataaccCCCTGATAGTCCATTTTGTTCTTCAAATTATAGTTGTATCTTAAATAAGTTTCATCTTCTTAATTgtcatttatttgtctttccCATTATGTGGTTCAGGTTCCCCAGGATTTCCAGGTCCAGTTGGTTCTGATGGTCCTCCTGGAATAAAAGGACACATCGGACCTATTGGACGACCAGGTACCATGTCATAAACCCTCAGGATACGACAATAACACAGATGTCAACCAACCTAGTAAAATATATCTTTACTTATATTTTACTGGACAAAACAAATGATCGCAATTTCTTTAAgtcaatgaagaaaaaactgaaataattagcTTTGCACcagaaaaatctatttaagaTAAAGAAGATTCTTGAGTCTCTTAGTCTTTTGGCAAAAATAgcctttcaaaaacaaactctgatttACTGACTTTACTTGTAAAAATCATGTCAGCTGGTTTGAACCTGTTTCtggcttttcttttgtcttgtcTGAATTATTATAATGCAATCTACATGTGTCTATCCAAAACTTCCCTGGACCTGTGGTAGTCTATATTAAATCTTCTCATGCGACTCCATAATTATTGCAGCTACATTCAATTACTGTGCATTTTGTAGTGGACTATAAACCATCTGACTGGGTTCCTTTAATCTGCTTTCGTTCGTGTGCTTTGTGTGTTCATCCTCTGATTGGTGAagtactttttgcttttaatcttGAAAGGTGCTGGTTCCTTCCTTACTTTTGTTTCCTCAGGTATTCCAGGCCCAACAGGCCTTACTGGGGAGCATGGTATAAAAGGAAGCCAGGGACGGGATGGTATTCCTGGGCCACCGGGTCAAATAGGGGAGACTGGTAACAAAACCCATCTTTAAGTCTCTTTCTTTCACCGGATACAAGTTTGCTTCCTTTGAAGCTTaatcttgatttaatttttccacTTGCAGGTATAATAGAAGGAGCACAAGGAAGACCCGGTGATCCAGGCCCACCAGGTGAGTTACTGGtcaatgaattaaataatttcaaaatgttccatTTAAAGTATGCATACTTTACAATAGTTGAATAGTTCACACAGTTACATGAAGTTTAATTTATGGTTCACTGATTAACTATGGTTAGATTAAAAAAGGATAAGAGCATTGCTGTACTCTTCTTGCCTTAGTTAGCAACAGTATATAAATATTATAGGCTGGGATGAGAGAATTTGCTATTTTGTGGAGTTGGACCCCAAATGGTGTCTAGTTTTTACTACGAATAACTATAAATAATAGTTGATAAAACTAGTAATTCAGATGAAACTACCAAGTCGGGGAAATTGTAAAGAACATACAATTTCATACATGCTTCAAGACCAATGATTGAATGGGTCAGTTTCGGTTATTgtctttaaaggttttaaaacaactgcTGAAGTCATAAGTCCAGCACTGATCCTCACTGAACAGCAAGATGCTACATGTGTATGAAATGAACACAGAAGACCTGCCTCCAATATACAAGCCTTAAAGAGTTTTAAGAATTCAACCTTACAGTTAAATACTTTACTCAACAAATTCACTAAACTGGTAACATTCAACTAAACTActgacaaaacaataaagtgaTGAAGCTAATAATAACAGTTCAAGTAGAAATAAAACCGATAAAATTATGCAATGATGTCacagttcagtgtttttaacTAATTCGGATTGGCTTGCACTAGAATGTCTTGTGTGTTTCTCTAGCAGTAACACCAGAAATatgtaacaaacaaaacataaattaaccCATACAGTAGAATGATCATTCGCAGCATCACAATCCAGTATGAATATGCATGCTTCAAGACCAACCATTGAATAGAAAGGTTTTGTTGGTGAGACCAATTTTGGCTCAAATTTAGACTAACTGATGAACTTGGTATGTACTCTAAATAAGGATGTCACAATGTAAAAGGCAAAACAATTATTGAggaagtaatgttttttttagttttgactgAATTAGAAATCAATAGCCTTtttgatatttgatttttaatctaTGCATCAATTATCACagtaatgtatattttaaaaatgtaatttaataattcaaGGTACCAAGAAGGTGCCTTAAATGAACacaataaatattatgtttttttttttaacaatttctttTAACTCCCAAGCATTGTAAATAACCATATTGACAGCTGATGAGTGTCAGTGGTTTGCctcagctgtttgtttgttttttttgttgttgttgttgttgtctttttttaactcagGTCCTCCTGGGGATATCGGTCCACCTGGTTTGTATGGCAGAGGGAGTCCGGGACCAGAAGGGGACAGGGGAATCCCAGGCCTACTTGGACTTCCTGGTGAATCAGGACCACCAGGAAGAGAAGGGACTTGTATTCCAGGACCTAAAGGTGATCGTGGATTCCCTGGTAACCCAGGAAACCAAGGTGAGTATGTTGAGCTGGAGAATTAGACTTATCTACATTTCTCAGTGAAGAAATGCCATGTTCGTCCAcaatctttgtgttttacacAAATATCACTTCATTTTAATATAGGCTACCCTGGTCCACCAGGCCCTCAAGGTCTCGTAGTATCAGGGTTCAAAGGAGACAGAGGAGAGCCAGGGTTCGCAGGAAGACCAGGTTTAGGTGGGCCCCCAGGAAATCCAGGCCCTCAAGGACCACATGTAAGTGATACTAACATTTGCTTCATCACCAGacaacaaactttaattaaaaatgcgtattaatattttttttatttcttactacACTTTCAGTAGTAAGAAAGTGTAATACTTTCTTACTACTGTAAGAAAGTATTACACACTAATACTTTCTTTACACAAGTATTAGTGTGTAAAGAAACACACTAATacttgtgtttctttatttttctaaaagtccACAATATGTTGGAAAATCTTCTATGTATTCTTCTTGTGCATGTGTTACAAGAAAATGGTAACTAAAAGTATTTCTTCATGACTTCAAGTCTAGTCTTTGACTTTTTCTGTCTCATAAACCTTTTTAAGGGTCCACCTGGTGTATTTGGATTCCCAGGACCAAGAGGAGACCCTGGTCCCCCAGGGAGATATGGCCCCCCTGGTAATCTATCATCTTTCAGCTGCAGACAAAAGTGTGATCTATCACTGCAAAAGAATATGGTGCGCAAATGATTTATGTTGCAACAACTGTGATGAAATGGTTTGTGCTTAAAATACTGGAGACAAAGACAATAAAGATTTATGAGacttcatttttgcttttgtctgcAATAACTGCTCAAGTGGTGTTTCTGCAGGAGGTTaagagaacatacaaactctTTGAAAATCTTGCCAAATTATTTGTGACAGGTGACAGAGGAGACCCTGGATACAGCCCAGGTCCATGTGGTCCACGTGGGCACAAAGGTTTTCCTGGACGCCCAGGTCCATCAATAGCCTTCATTAGTAGAAAGACATTTACTCAATCTAATCCTCCTACAGCACCGTTCTCggtgcttttttattttcaacaaataactTATTCTTTCCTGCTGTGTACTTGAAGGTCGCAAAGGTGAACCAGGCTATGTTGACAGAATATATGAACCAGGACCTCCTGGATTTCCTGGTCCTAAAGGCAATCAAGGACTTCCAGGAGTGATTGGGCCACCAGGATCACTAGGACCGCCAGGTGAACAAGTTTATAATTCTATTGCCCAGTGAATAAATAAGTAGTGCATCtattttaagatgtttgtttattttaagggGTGAagaattatgtaaaatcgacattttttgtgttttatgccatgttataatgttattcaggggtgcctaaacgcttgctcCCACTATTATTTAAAACTAGCTCGGAGCTGTTTTACATAATATAGATAAATATGTCTTTCAATGAATAAATTGAAATACGTTCATCTCGTCTCCCAGGACCGCCTGGCGTCAAAGGACCACGCGGAGTGAGCCCCCCTGGTCCTCCTGGATTCACTGGCCACAAAGGAGACAAGGGAAAAACCGGATTCCCaggtttgtttgtaaaacaggGTCCAGCCTTTTACTGTCAGTGTGACCTAATGAAGTGAATAGTGAGTGCATTCACATTCTTTTAACTCCTCTCTTGAAGTTTAGCTAACTTTTTTagatcataatttatttttttatttttttatcaggttAGGTCCAGCTGTGAGAATGTGCACAGACGTACATAGAAAATGCTTGAAGTTTAAGCCTAAAAAGTTTTCAATTAAAGTTGCCTGAATTAAATCTGGTATTTGAATATGCTGCTTAGGTCAAGTAGGCGGACCAGGACTTCCTGGTCGAAAAGGATTAAGAGGTTTGCCTGGGAGAGCAGCTACACATTACACAGATGGTTTTGTGATTGCCAGGCACAGTCAGAGCATTAATGTCCCTGACTGCCCTCATGGCACCAGTCTCATCTACTCTGGTTATTCCCTCCTCTTCATCAATGGAAACGAGAGAGCTCATGGCCAGGACCTTGGTATGAACATAAAGATCATCATATACATAAATATTGTGTACTTCACTGATCATAGTAATCTGTGTTTTCACTTGggtcacaacaaaatatttcctcaaatgttttttctctaaattctcaGGCACAGTGGGAAGCTGCCTCCCTCGTTTCTCCACCATGCCCTTCCTGTTCTGCGATACAGAAAGTACCTGCCGCTATGCTTCCCGTAATGACTATTCCTACTGGCTGTCCACTGATAAGCTCATGCCTGCCAACATGGTTGCCGTCACAGCTGATAAAGTTGCCCCCTACATCAGCAGGTCAGACAAGAGTATACACACACATTCAACACAgcattattgtgaaaaaaaatattagttttctgtttatcttAAATATATAGACTGTAAAACCAGAAGGTTTTATACGCTATAAAACAGCACATGAACTTGCTTTCTATTATTTCAGACTAAATAATAGAGATTAGTTATGATGACCTAATTTATTGCTCTTTCCTAAATCGCAATAAAGTGACAgttcatttcaaaacatctttttttaagtgtctaacaatagttttctgtttttttttttttttaaccattccTCCAATCAGAACTGGTGTAACTTGTCAGGTTTGTAGGCAGCcatatttaaatacacattttctatGGTGCCCTGAAATTTTCAAGGGGGACCTAAATCAGACCTAATTAAGCCTCTAAACTGCTGACTATTTtgtgaagtttgttgtttttcaaacttcttTTATCTCATCCCAGCTTTCCATTTTCATTCATGATTTAGGTGCTCAGTTTGTGAAACAACCTCCAAAATCCTAGCTTTCCATAGCCAGAACACTCTGATACCTGAATGTCCCAGAGGTTGGGAGACCCTGTGGACTGGTTACTCATTTATAATGGTAAGAAAGCAAACTCTTTAGCTCCCGGATTGCTCGATCCCATAAAACAtcatgttcatttttctttaaatattatattttccaGCAAACCGGAGCAGGAGCAGAAGGATCCTCCCAACCTCTGATGTCTCCTGGGTCATGTATGGAACATTTCCGCCGAGTGCCTTTTATTGAGTGTCACGGCAGAGGCACCTGTAATTACTATCCTGACTCCTTCAGCTACTGGCTAGCCTCCCTTGACCGAAACAACATGTTTAGGTAAACTGTTTAATcagtgataaatattttataaaatattttatccaaatatttGATAACTTACttagttttttctcttcttgccACATATTCTGACAATCTAAGtagaatttcagatttttttttgtaccatgTCCTGAGGAGATTGACTTTTTGTGACATGATTTATTCATATCTCTTGAACCTGTGctagcatattttttttcctttttcaagtaaattattatttcttgatTATTTTCCCTGTGTGTctaacagattttttgtttttgtttttgtttttttcactcctGTAGAAAACCGGTTCCCCAGACTGTGAAAGGATTTTCTCTAGAGAGAGTCATCAGTCGTTGTCGGGTCTGCAGAAAATTCTGAAACTGTGGCACTGGTGCAAACTGGAGAAAATGGTTAAATTCGCAATTTGTGaaatagatacatttttagTAACATGTATTGGTTGTACTTTTAAATACTTgttcattttacatttgtattaCCATCATCTTTGGTGATCATTTTGTATATTCTGGAAATGCACTAAATCTTATTATTCTGTGCTTCAGCACAATTGGGGGCACTACTACCGAGAAGAGTTTTTAATACtctgttttacttatttttcattttccttttctttatatCATGTTCATAATAGGTGTTACAGACATGACATTTTTGGCgaaacaaactcaaactttgACAACTTTTGGCATATAAACTCACTTCACAGCCCATGTTGTAATTTCCACAATATATTATCAATGATTTTATCATGATTTTTCCTTCCAATAACACTTTCACGATTCTAATAAAGGCTAAAATTTatactaataaaaatatcctTCCTTATTAATGGCATGAATTTTTCATATTCCAAATGTGATActtcattttgtatttagtgtgtttctgtttatatgaAAACTGTTCTTTGCCTTTaccttaatgtgttttttttttgtttttgtttttttttttttgacgctGTTTGATTAATTTGCCTGTTTCTGGGTTTTAGATGTTGAAGGAACATTTGAACCAGCACTATCCTTAGAAAGTTGGCCCTTAAATTCTTGGAACCCCTTAGCTGATTCAAAATAACTCTACAAAGTATTTCTTAATGTACATAAATAATGACTTGAATTCCTCCATTTGTGTAAGGTCATCCGGCTGCTGAAACTAGCACAATTTGTTAGACTTTTGTCATTGATATTAAAGCGGAGCATTAGTAAACAGATTGGTAATCTTTGAATTGTCTCAAAGATTCATCTTTTCGATCTCatgcatgtttgtctttttgcagtcTCTTGAGTGTCTTGCAATcaatttgtgatattttaaattgtttttctcaatCAAAATGACTAATTGTGTGgtactgctttaaaaatatttacaaggaATTTGGgctattttttcctcattaaatcCTTTCCAAAATCTATatatagaagaaaaagaatttttttgaaTAACAAGCAGGCAGATTGGACACAGAAaccttttcattatttaaagaaTTGAATAGTTCAATTTTTCTTACTTGCCATATCATGGACAGTGACTTGACATCAAGTACCAAAAGTAAGACTGAGGCAGCACAAAAATATGCAGTTCTCCCTTCTTATGCTGTCTGGAACATTGTTTCTCAACTCTGATCTTCAATGCACAccaccctgcatgttttaattgtgCTCCTGCTGCTGATTTCAATATTtgactaatttaaaaataataatctgcaaAAGACTGCAGTTCTTTACTAAATCGCAATCCTTTGAATCGGGTGAGTtagagcagagaaacatctaaagcaAGAGCTGGTATCTTGaatgtttagatatttttccCTGGTTCAttacacctgaatcaaatgacgGCTCATTACCAGGTCTTTGCAAAACTTGATGACGTGCTGAGGAGGTAGTTAGACCATTTGAATTGGGtgagcagaggcacatctaaaactgGTAGGAGACCAGTTTTAAAGGACTGGAATTGGACACCCACAGGCTAAAGCATGCGGGGCAGTGTACCTCCAGGATAAGGGCTGAAAATTAGTTGTCTAGAGTTAAAGAAATCTCAGACAATTTATTGCAGATTCACTGCCCCAACATAACCTCTTCTAAATCAGACTCCCAAAGCCAGACATGCTAGTAGGAATGGCtaacttttgttttgctaattaaGTTGGGCTGCTATAGCGACATCACAGTGAGCATGTAACATTGCTATTCTGTATTATTTACTGTATTGTTTTCACTGTCTAATATTCTtaagtaaaacaattttttgtaaatatatttttgaggCAACAAGTATGACAGgaacaacaaatcaaaactggaaaaaacacggagttattaaaatgcaaaatgataataataatatagaGATA
This is a stretch of genomic DNA from Gambusia affinis linkage group LG12, SWU_Gaff_1.0, whole genome shotgun sequence. It encodes these proteins:
- the LOC122840807 gene encoding collagen alpha-5(IV) chain-like, with the protein product MRTRVIIVFLTFFAMISSFTEGKSCVCNGKSRCHCKGVKGNRGEKGFPGDPGPPGPTGHPGFSGQPGLTGPKGSTGFDGPIGSKGDRGPDGKEGFAGSHGLPGVPGLQGPLGPPGDPGCNGTDGDPGRPGIEGNPGIDGNPGPPGQPGPKGDTQTTGYSRPGPPGPRGEDGRPGRPGLSGEIGLQGDIGLRGPPGSPGNIGAPGSKGQEGAPGNRGPKGFRGPRGPPGPPGRTKDFFTSTLLITDLKGDKGDAGDKGCKGEPGYPGSLYHTKGQKGDRGNPGPEGKQGKDGEPGNRGFRGRPGRRGEPGHPGPIGRRGEKGNMGPSGPPGNILSLESLKGHMGDPGPPGLPGFPGAQGVMGFPGPPGSPGYALGIYVPGERGFSGPKGHKGDPGAPGGIHVGPPGLDGDPGDPGPRGNQGKPGRFVNGTDCVIKSLPGIKGIKGLTGPTGNNGYTGETGERGENCYECQSPGLPGPAGPRGPPGLPGTNQGRGEKGDPGFPGPSGLPGPPGPIGPSGLPGQPGQKGEPSSYVSPGLKGDKGEPGLPGRPGPNGSPGSLGLPGRKGTRGPPGELSQHHEVGDPGFPGPPGPRGKEGPIGYPGPAGYGLPGPPGTKGDTGVPGLPGEPGIPGQKGESGHFHTQGPPGPRGFPGPPGFEGSPGVQGVPGVPGKPGNPGQKGERGSLILNGKPGPPGQKGDKGLPGSPGAPGWGLPGQSGPPGPPGAPGEKGDSGHGHPGRPGPPGPPGENGAAGPPGDPGIPGLPGRPGITGKYGPPGEKGRKGSVGPPGLPGTKASCMGLPGPIGLPGAKGHTGHRGANGLPGEKGDAGLPGFGSPGLQGSPGPSGLSVPGPPGTPGRKGSRGQDGWPGQQGQIGDRGPDGISGHGPDGNPGNKGQPGPRGDPGPDGARGRQGSQGMEGDPGDRGPPGLPCPTRIYTGPPGDPGEPGNPGLPGLTGEPGRPGPKGQRGRAGPQGDVGQRGPPGDPGVDGQGASEVRRGPDGLPGDPGHRGHPGLKGVKGDPGIPGRPGPDGVPGPTGSKGAAGEPSYVYGPPGPPGQKGEPGSRSDVLLKGQKGEPGIEGQVGVPGRPGAKGSTGPDGKNGSPGFPGPVGSDGPPGIKGHIGPIGRPGIPGPTGLTGEHGIKGSQGRDGIPGPPGQIGETGIIEGAQGRPGDPGPPGPPGDIGPPGLYGRGSPGPEGDRGIPGLLGLPGESGPPGREGTCIPGPKGDRGFPGNPGNQGYPGPPGPQGLVVSGFKGDRGEPGFAGRPGLGGPPGNPGPQGPHGPPGVFGFPGPRGDPGPPGRYGPPGDRGDPGYSPGPCGPRGHKGFPGRPGRKGEPGYVDRIYEPGPPGFPGPKGNQGLPGVIGPPGSLGPPGPPGVKGPRGVSPPGPPGFTGHKGDKGKTGFPGQVGGPGLPGRKGLRGLPGRAATHYTDGFVIARHSQSINVPDCPHGTSLIYSGYSLLFINGNERAHGQDLGTVGSCLPRFSTMPFLFCDTESTCRYASRNDYSYWLSTDKLMPANMVAVTADKVAPYISRCSVCETTSKILAFHSQNTLIPECPRGWETLWTGYSFIMQTGAGAEGSSQPLMSPGSCMEHFRRVPFIECHGRGTCNYYPDSFSYWLASLDRNNMFRKPVPQTVKGFSLERVISRCRVCRKF